One genomic region from Macaca mulatta isolate MMU2019108-1 chromosome 20, T2T-MMU8v2.0, whole genome shotgun sequence encodes:
- the ZNF423 gene encoding zinc finger protein 423 isoform X3 — protein MIGDGCDLGLGEEEGGTGLPYPCQFCDKSFIRLSYLKRHEQIHSDKLPFKCTYCSRLFKHKRSRDRHIKLHTGDKKYHCHECEAAFSRSDHLKIHLKTHSSSKPFKCTVCKRGFSSTSSLQSHMQAHKKNKEHLAKSEKEAKKDDFMCDYCEDTFSQTEELEKHVLTRHPQLSEKADLQCIHCPEVFVDENTLLTHIHQAHANQKHKCPMCPEQFSSVEGVYCHLDSHRQPDSSNHSVSPDPVLGSVASMSSATPDSSASVERGSTPDSTLKPLRGQKKMRDDGQGWTKVVYSCPYCSKRDFNSLAVLEIHLKTIHADKPQQSHTCQICLDSMPTLYNLNEHVRKLHKNHAYPMMQFGNISAFHCNYCPEMFADINSLQEHIRVSHCGPNTNPSDGNNAFFCNQCSMGFLTESSLTEHIQQAHCSVGSAKLESPVVQPTQSFMEVYSCPYCTNSPIFGSILKLTKHIKENHKNIPLAHSKKSKAEQSPVSSDVEVSSPKRQRLSASANSISNGEYPCNQCDLKFSNFESFQTHLKLHLELLLRKQACPQCKEDFDSQESLLQHLTVHYMTTSTHYVCESCDKQFSSVDDLQKHLLDMHTFVLYHCTLCQEVFDSKVSIQVHLAVKHSNEKKMYRCTACNWDFRKEADLQVHVKHSHLGNPAKAHKCIFCGETFSTEVELQCHITTHSKKYNCKFCSKAFHAIILLEKHLREKHCVFDAATENGTANGVPPTATKKAEPADLQGMLLKNPEAPNSHEASEDDVDASEPMYGCDICGAAYTMEVLLQNHRLRDHNIRPGEDDGSRKKAEFIKGSHKCNVCSRTFFSENGLREHLQTHRGPAKHYMCPICGERFPSLLTLTEHKVTHSKSLDTGTCRICKMPLQSEEEFIEHCQMHPDLRNSLTGFRCVVCMQTVTSTLELKIHGTFHMQKLAGSSAASSPNGQGLQKLYKCALCLKEFRSKQDLVKLDVNGLPYGLCAGCMARSANGQVGGLVPPEPADRPCAGLRCPECSVKFESAEDLESHMQVDHRDLTPETSGPRKATQTSPVPRKKTYQCIKCQMTFENEREIQIHVANHMIEEGINHECKLCNQMFDSPAKLLCHLIEHSFEGMGGTFKCPVCFTVFVQANKLQQHIFAVHGQEDKIYDCSQCPQKFFFQTELQNHTMSQHAQ, from the exons ATGATCGGAGATGGTTGTGACCTCGGCCTCGGTGAGGAGGAAGGGGGCACAGGCCTGCCGTACCCTTGCCAGTTCTGCGACAAGTCCTTCATCCGCCTGAGCTACTTGAAGAGGCACGAGCAGATCCACAGCGACAAGCTGCCGTTCAAGTGTACCTACTGCAGCCGCCTCTTCAAGCACAAGAGGAGCCGCGACCGGCACATCAAGCTGCATACGGGCGACAAGAAGTACCACTGCCACGAGTGCGAGGCAGCCTTCTCCCGCAGCGACCACCTCAAGATCCACCTGAAGACCCACAGCTCCAGCAAGCCCTTCAAGTGCACTGTGTGCAAGCGTGGCTTCTCCTCCACCAGCTCGCTGCAGAGCCACATGCAGGCCCACAAAAAGAACAAGGAGCATCTGGCCAAGTCAGAGAAGGAAGCCAAGAAGGACGACTTCATGTGCGACTACTGCGAGGACACCTTCAGCCAGACGGAGGAGCTGGAGAAGCACGTGCTCACCCGCCACCCACAGCTGTCCGAGAAGGCGGACCTGCAGTGTATCCACTGCCCCGAGGTCTTCGTCGACGAGAACACGCTGCTCACCCATATCCACCAAGCCCACGCCAACCAGAAACACAAGTGCCCCATGTGCCCTGAGCAGTTCTCCTCGGTGGAAGGTGTCTACTGCCACCTGGACAGCCACCGGCAGCCCGACTCCAGTAACCACAGCGTCAGTCCCGACCCCGTACTGGGCAGCGTGGCCTCCATGAGTAGCGCCACGCCTGACTCCAGCGCCTCTGTGGAACGCGGCTCCACACCGGACTCCACCTTGAAGCCGCTGCGGGGGCAGAAGAAGATGCGGGATGACGGGCAGGGCTGGACCAAGGTGGTCTATAGCTGCCCCTATTGTTCCAAGCGGGACTTTAACAGCCTGGCCGTGCTGGAGATCCACCTGAAGACCATCCACGCAGACAAGCCCCAGCAGAGCCACACGTGTCAGATCTGCCTGGACTCCATGCCCACCCTCTATAACCTCAACGAGCACGTTCGCAAGCTGCACAAGAACCATGCCTACCCCATGATGCAGTTTGGCAACATCTCCGCCTTCCACTGCAACTACTGCCCCGAGATGTTCGCCGACATCAATAGCCTGCAGGAGCACATCCGTGTCTCCCACTGCGGCCCCAATACCAACCCCTCCGACGGCAATAACGCCTTCTTCTGCAACCAGTGCTCCATGGGTTTCCTCACTGAGTCCTCCCTCACCGAGCACATCCAGCAGGCCCACTGCAGTGTGGGCAGTGCCAAACTAGAGTCTCCGGTGGTGCAGCCCACACAGTCCTTCATGGAGGTCTATTCCTGCCCCTACTGCACCAACTCCCCTATCTTTGGCTCCATCCTGAAGCTCACCAAGCACATCAAGGAGAACCACAAGAACATTCCACTGGCCCACAGCAAGAAGTCCAAGGCTGAGCAGAGCCCAGTCTCATCTGACGTGGAAGTGTCTTCCCCGAAGCGGCAGCGGCTCTCAGCAAGCGCCAACTCCATCTCCAATGGCGAGTATCCTTGCAATCAGTGCGACCTCAAGTTTTCCAACTTTGAGAGCTTCCAGACCCACCTGAAGCTGCACCTGGAGCTGCTGCTGCGGAAGCAGGCGTGCCCCCAGTGCAAAGAGGACTTTGACTCCCAGGAGTCCCTCCTGCAGCACCTGACGGTGCATTATATGACCACGTCGACCCACTATGTGTGTGAGAGCTGCGACAAGCAATTTTCCTCGGTGGATGACCTGCAGAAGCACCTGCTGGACATGCACACCTTCGTGCTGTATCACTGTACCCTGTGTCAGGAGGTCTTCGACTCCAAGGTGTCTATCCAGGTGCACTTGGCAGTGAAGCACAGCAATGAGAAGAAGATGTACCGCTGCACGGCCTGCAACTGGGACTTCCGCAAGGAGGCTGACCTGCAGGTGCACGTCAAACACAGCCACCTGGGCAACCCAGCCAAGGCTCACAAGTGCATCTTCTGTGGGGAGACCTTCAGCACCGAGGTGGAGCTGCAGTGCCATATCACCACACACAGCAAGAAGTATAACTGCAAATTCTGCAGCAAGGCCTTCCACGCCATCATCCTGCTGGAGAAGCACCTGCGGGAGAAGCACTGTGTGTTTGATGCTGCAACTGAGAACGGCACGGCCAACGGGGTGCCCCCCACGGCCACCAAGAAAGCTGAGCCTGCTGACCTACAGGGCATGCTGCTTAAGAACCCTGAGGCGCCTAACAGCCACGAGGCCAGCGAGGATGATGTGGACGCATCGGAGCCCATGTACGGCTGCGACATCTGTGGGGCGGCCTACACCATGGAGGTGCTGCTGCAGAACCACCGGCTGCGGGACCACAACATCCGGCCGGGCGAGGATGATGGCTCACGCAAGAAGGCTGAGTTTATCAAGGGCAGCCACAAATGCAACGTTTGCTCACGGACTTTCTTCTCGGAGAACGGGCTACGGGAGCACCTGCAGACGCACCGGGGCCCTGCCAAGCACTATATGTGTCCCATCTGTGGTGAGCGTTTCCCTTCGCTGCTGACGCTCACTGAGCACAAGGTGACCCACAGCAAGAGCCTGGACACGGGCACCTGTCGCATCTGCAAGATGCCCCTGCAGAGCGAGGAGGAGTTTATTGAGCACTGCCAGATGCACCCCGACCTGCGCAACTCGCTCACAGGCTTCCGCTGTGTGGTCTGCATGCAGACAGTCACCTCCACGCTCGAGCTCAAGATCCACGGCACCTTCCATATGCAGAAGCTGGCAGGCAGCTCGGCGGCATCCTCCCCGAATGGCCAGGGACTGCAGAAGCTCTACAAGTGCGCCCTGTGCCTCAAGGAGTTCCGCAGCAAGCAGGACCTGGTGAAGCTCGACGTCAATGGGCTGCCCTATGGCCTCTGCGCCGGCTGCATGGCCCGCAGCGCCAAtggacaggtgggtggcctgGTCCCGCCCGAGCCCGCCGACCGGCCCTGTGCCGGCCTCCGCTGCCCCGAGTGCAGTGTCAAGTTCGAGAGTGCCGAAGACCTGGAGAGCCACATGCAGGTGGACCACCGTGACCTCACGCCGGAGACCAGTGGGCCCCGGAAAGCCACCCAGACGTCGCCAGTGCCCCGG aaaaaaacataccAGTGCATCAAGTGCCAGATGACCTTCGAGAACGAGAGAGAGATCCAAATCCATGTTGCCAACCACATGATTG